A region of the Candidatus Sericytochromatia bacterium genome:
CCTCCACCTCCTGCCACTTGACCATGCCGACTGCGACATAGAGCAGGATGCCGCCGATGCAGGCCATCGGGACCATCTCCAGATGGGAAGCCAGAAAAGCCGCCAGCAGCAGCTTGAAGACGGCCTTGAAGATCCCGGCCAGTGGCGAGATGGCGCCGAGGCGGATGTTGGCCGCCGTGCGCGCCAGGGCCCCGGTGTGGGGAAAACCGTTGAGCAGCGGCACGATCACCTGCACCCAACCCTGGCCCCACAGTTCCTTGTTCGGATGAAACGGGGTCCGGTCGTTGCCCGCCAAACGATCCGCCATGCGGGAGCACAGCAGGCTCTCGACCCCGGAGACGAAGACGATCGCGGCCACAAAGAACACCAGGTCCGTCAGGAACGGCAGATTCCACTGGATCGGGGCCGGCGCCGCAAACACCCAGAAGTCGGTCGGGATGCTCGCGTACTTCTCCTTGATGTTCACCAGGCCCTTCTCGGCCCAGGCCGTCTCGGCAATCCAGGTGCCGACGCCGAGGGCGATCAGGGGCGCCGGAATGAAGGGCGAGATGCGCAAGGCCACCTTGGTGACGGCAAAGGTCGCAATCGCGAGGAGTGCCGCATACCAGTTGATGTCATGCCGGTGCTGCCAGATAACCTCCAGCTTCCCGACCAGTTCGATCGGCAGCTTGGCGTTCAGGCCCATCATGTCGCCCAAGGAGGACCCCGCAATCACAAAGGCGATGCCGATCGTGAAGCCGACGACGATCGAATGGGGCACCCGACTCACGATGCGGCCGGCCCGGGCGAGGCCCATCACGATCAGCACCAGGCCCGCCAGGAGCGAGGCCAGCACCAGGAAGCCCTGGCCGTGCTTGGCCATGATGGCGGCGATGAGTGGGATGAAGGCGGCCGTGGGGCCGTAGACCTGATATTTGGAGCCGCCGAACAGCGCGCCGACGGCGCCGGCGATCGCCCCGCCCACAATGCCCTGCTCGGGCCGCAGGCCGGAGGCCATGGCAAATCCCATGGCCAGGGGGATCGCCACCATGGCGACAACCAACCCTGCGGCCATGTCTCGCGTCAGGTTGAGCCAGAGCGAGCCTCGGGTGAGGTCCTCGTAGCGAGCGTCAAAGGGATTCAAATAAAAGCGCAGACGCGCGAAGAGGGAGGTCTCCGCCTGGACGCGGAGGTCGTAGGTATTGATCACGATGGTGTCCTCACGCGCTCACGGTAGGGTGCGCGATCACCGTCTCAGGTGCGAGGGGCAAAAACTGGCCAGTGCCGGGCTCGTAGGCGAACACCTCACCCGACTCGATCTTGTAGACCCAGCCGTGCAGATGGAGTTCGCCGCGGGCCAGACGGGCAGCCACCACCGGATGTGTGCGCAGGTTCTCGAGTTGAACCAGCACGTTCTCCTCTGTGGCGGCCTTCACGCGCGCCTCGCCGTCCCGGTCGGCGTAATTCTCCTCGATGATGCGCCGCGTGGCTGCGGCGTGGCTGAGCCAGGCCCGCATCAGTGGCAAATCCTCCGTCACGCCATCGTCGAGCAAGGCGTGCATGGCACCGCAGTGGGAGTGACCGCAG
Encoded here:
- a CDS encoding SulP family inorganic anion transporter: MINTYDLRVQAETSLFARLRFYLNPFDARYEDLTRGSLWLNLTRDMAAGLVVAMVAIPLAMGFAMASGLRPEQGIVGGAIAGAVGALFGGSKYQVYGPTAAFIPLIAAIMAKHGQGFLVLASLLAGLVLIVMGLARAGRIVSRVPHSIVVGFTIGIAFVIAGSSLGDMMGLNAKLPIELVGKLEVIWQHRHDINWYAALLAIATFAVTKVALRISPFIPAPLIALGVGTWIAETAWAEKGLVNIKEKYASIPTDFWVFAAPAPIQWNLPFLTDLVFFVAAIVFVSGVESLLCSRMADRLAGNDRTPFHPNKELWGQGWVQVIVPLLNGFPHTGALARTAANIRLGAISPLAGIFKAVFKLLLAAFLASHLEMVPMACIGGILLYVAVGMVKWQEVEEVLAHQRFHVFLMAWTAVAVAATDFLKGVLSALVLWLVLRRWLEHQPPASSEAQAA
- a CDS encoding carbonic anhydrase, which encodes MEKLVQGLHQFQQTYFDTNRALFERLVRSGQRPETLFITCSDSRINPNLLTQTRPGELFIIRLAGNLVPAHGASSGGEAATIEYAVASLGVKDIIVCGHSHCGAMHALLDDGVTEDLPLMRAWLSHAAATRRIIEENYADRDGEARVKAATEENVLVQLENLRTHPVVAARLARGELHLHGWVYKIESGEVFAYEPGTGQFLPLAPETVIAHPTVSA